The nucleotide sequence GATGACGGCGCGCCTGTGCGGCAACACGCGTGGCGCAGCTCTCCTGAGTGATCTCGTAGAGCGCCAGAAAGCGCTCGCGGGTGCGCGGATGGGACGCGCTCATCGCCAACTCACGCAGATCCGCCGGCGTCTGATCCCATCGCGCATGGTCAACACGCAACATAACAGGTCTGAATAGGGGGTGATTTCGTCTACTCCATAGATAGGAAGTAGGACCTTCGGAAACTATGCCTCTCAAACTGGACGCGGTTTAGACAAGCCATTCCTGCTGCTAAGGAGCAGCGGC is from Herpetosiphonaceae bacterium and encodes:
- a CDS encoding helix-turn-helix domain-containing protein, which produces MLRVDHARWDQTPADLRELAMSASHPRTRERFLALYEITQESCATRVAAQARRHPQTVMEWLHLYNTRGPEALVYQRTGGRPPFARRSRPVLARRSVPPNDPPPLRR